Genomic window (Streptococcus suis S735):
CAGCCATTCTGTTTAGTTTTCCAACTGTTTTGAATCCTATTATGATGATTCCGTTCATTCTAACACCGACAGTTAATGCAATAATTACCTATTTTGCTATGGCAACTGGATTAGTTCCGATGACTACTGGGGTTGTTCTCCCTTGGACGATGCCTCCAATTCTTGGGGGGTTCCTTGCTACTGGCGGCAGTATTCAGGGAGCAATTTTACAAATTATTTTAATAGGTGTCTCATTCATTATTTATTATCCATTTTTCAAAGTGGCCGATAATAAGAATTTAGAGCTTGAAGAATCAGGAGAGTGATCATATGAAATTGACGATTTTTGATAAAGTACAGAATAAGACTTCTCAATTTGCTATAGATGAACTTACATATTACTTGAAAGCCATTTTTGATTTTGAGTTAGGAAAGACAACTGTTGAGGAAGATGCGAATGTTCTTTTGTCAAAAGAATATCTTGACAATAATGATACGATTGGGATTGAAATAAAAAATGGAAATGCAATATTAACAGGTAATTCTGATGTCTCAATCCTTATTGCGGTATATCGTTTACTTAGTGAATTTGGAGCTGTATTCACTAGACCGGGTAGAAAACATGAATTAATCCCCTCATTAACGATAACTGACTGGAATGAGAAAGAGCTTTCTATTCATGAGACTGCAAGTTATAAGCATCGAGGAGTATGTATAGAAGGTGCAGATAGTTACCAGAATACAAAAGAATTTTTGGATTGGTTACCCAAAATTAATATGAATAGCTTTTTTATTCAGTTTGAGAATCCTTATTCATTTTTAAAGCGCTGGTATGAACATGAATTTAATCCGTATGCGGATAAAGAAGATTTCAATACGGAAATTGCACAACAAATGAGCGACCTTTTAGATGAAGAATTATCAAAACGAGGTTTAATACATCATCGTGTTGGCCATGGTTGGACTGGTGAAGTACTTGGATATTCATCTAAGTACGGATGGGAATCTGGGTTAAAACTACCTGAAGAAAAGAAACCGCTAGTCGCCGAATTAAATGGAAAACGTGAGTTATTCAACACAGCGCCAATACTAACTAGTCTATGTTTCTCCAATCCAGATGTTGGTGAAAGAATGTGTGAACTGATTGTAAATTATGCTAAGGAAAGGAAAGATGTAGACTATTTACATGTTTGGTTATCCGATGCACGGAACAATATTTGTGAATGTGAAAAATGTAAACAAGAAATACCCTCAGATCAATATGTACGAATATTAAATCAATTAGATCGGAAATTAAGTGAAGAGGGGCTTAATACAAAGATTTGTTTTTTACTTTATCATGAATTACTTTTTGCACCAAAACATGAAGTTTTAGAGAATCCTGAACGGTTCACTATGATGTTTGCACCAATTACCAGAACTTTCGAAATGAGTTATGCAGATGTAGACTATGAAAACGATGTTCCGCTTCCAAATGAGTATTCAAGAAATAATATTGTTCTTCCTAACTCACTTGAAGAAAATCTCTCATATTTATTTAGTTGGCAAAAAGTGTTTAATGGAGATAGTTTTGTATATGATTACCCACTTGGTCGGGCACATTATGGTGATTTAGGATATATGAAGATCAGTAAAGTAATCTTTAGAGATGTCGTATATCTTAAAAAATTGGGTTTAAATGGTTATATTAGTTGCCAGGAGCTACGCGCTGGTTTCCCTCATAACTTTCCCAACTTTGTGATGGGTCAAATGTTGTGGAACAGAAATTTAGAGTACGATGAATTGAAAGCGCTCTATTTTAGTTCCTTATATGGTTCTGAATGGAAAAGTGTCGTAACTTACTTAGAAAAATTATCAGATTACTCTTCATGTGATTATTTTAATTCAATAGGTGATCGCCA
Coding sequences:
- a CDS encoding DUF4838 domain-containing protein, which codes for MKLTIFDKVQNKTSQFAIDELTYYLKAIFDFELGKTTVEEDANVLLSKEYLDNNDTIGIEIKNGNAILTGNSDVSILIAVYRLLSEFGAVFTRPGRKHELIPSLTITDWNEKELSIHETASYKHRGVCIEGADSYQNTKEFLDWLPKINMNSFFIQFENPYSFLKRWYEHEFNPYADKEDFNTEIAQQMSDLLDEELSKRGLIHHRVGHGWTGEVLGYSSKYGWESGLKLPEEKKPLVAELNGKRELFNTAPILTSLCFSNPDVGERMCELIVNYAKERKDVDYLHVWLSDARNNICECEKCKQEIPSDQYVRILNQLDRKLSEEGLNTKICFLLYHELLFAPKHEVLENPERFTMMFAPITRTFEMSYADVDYENDVPLPNEYSRNNIVLPNSLEENLSYLFSWQKVFNGDSFVYDYPLGRAHYGDLGYMKISKVIFRDVVYLKKLGLNGYISCQELRAGFPHNFPNFVMGQMLWNRNLEYDELKALYFSSLYGSEWKSVVTYLEKLSDYSSCDYFNSIGDRQNAELSMKYNISSKLAFNFINTLEENVAKNNGIQRDAWRQLGYHREYVVKLANALHLMASGDHLDGQIRWKDFLDYIRNHEPDFQQYLDVYRIIEVAKNYAGFKL